A single region of the Gossypium arboreum isolate Shixiya-1 chromosome 12, ASM2569848v2, whole genome shotgun sequence genome encodes:
- the LOC108476938 gene encoding folate synthesis bifunctional protein, mitochondrial isoform X2 yields MNLFKKLLPTKNGIVGSQKYCRATFCSIPHSAVDHSVEVHSSDQEVVIALGSNVGDRLNNFNQALQLMRKSGIHITKHGCLYETAPAYVTDQPRFLNSAVRAVTKLGPHELLGVLKTIERNMGRSGGIRYGPRPIDLDILFYGKYQIGSDILTVPHERIWERPFVMAPLMDLLGSVIDSDTVACWHSLSTDSDGLFGLWEKLGGESLIGKEGMKRVLPIRNHLWEWSKKTSVMGGADIIDIGAQSTRPMASRISAEQELDRLIPVLEAVLEMPEMEEKLVSVDTFYSDVASEAVNKGAHLINDVSAGQLDPNMLKMVASLDVPYIAMHMRGDPTTMQSSDNLQYSDVCSQVASELFSRVKDAELSGVPAWRIILDPGIGFSKKTEHNLDILTGLPVIRSEIAKRSLAASHAPLLIGPSRKRFLGEICNRPAAGERDPATIASVTAGIFGGANIVRVHNVRDNVDAVKVCDAMLKERSIQL; encoded by the exons ATGAATCTTTTCAAGAAGCTTTTGCCCACCAAAAATGGGATTGTTGGTTCCCAAAAGTATTGTAGAG CAACCTTCTGTTCGATCCCGCATTCAGCCGTGGATCACTCGGTCGAAGTTCATTCTTCAGACCAGGAAGTGGTGATTGCTTTAGGAAGCAATGTTGGTGACAGACTTAATAATTTCAATCAAGCCTTGCAGTTAATGAGGAAATCGGGTATCCATATTACAAAACATGGTTGCTTATATGAGACAGCTCCGGCCTATGTCACCGATCAGCCTCGATTTCTGAACTCTGCAGTTAGAGCTGTTACAAAGCTGGGGCCACATGAACTTCTGGGTGTGCTTAAGACAATTGAACGCAACATGGGTCGTAGTGGTGGAATAAGGTATGGTCCAAGGCCAATTGATCTGGATATCTTGTTTTATGGAAAATACCAGATTGGTTCCGATATACTTACCGTCCCCCATGAGAGAATTTGGGAGCGACCTTTCGTGATGGCGCCATTAATGGATTTACTAGGATCGGTTATTGACAGTGATACCGTTGCTTGCTGGCATTCTTTGTCAACAGATTCAGACGGACTATTTGGTTTGTGGGAGAAATTGGGTGGTGAATCCCTCATCGGAAAGGAAGGGATGAAAAGGGTTTTACCAATTCGGAATCACTTATGGGAGTGGTCAAAGAAAACCTCAGTCATGG GAGGAGCAGATATAATAGATATTGGTGCACAATCTACACGACCAATGGCTTCTAGGATATCTGCGGAACAAGAATTGGATAGGTTAATCCCTGTATTAGAAGCTGTTCTCGAAATGCCTGAGATGGAGGAGAAGCTTGTATCCGTGGATACTTTCTATTCAGATGTTGCATCAGAGGCCGTAAATAAAGGAGCTCATCTCATAAATGATGTATCTGCCGGGCAGTTAGATCCTAACATGCTTAAGATGGTTGCTAGCCTTGATGTTCCTTACATTGCAATGCACATGAGGGGAGACCCTACTACAATGCAAAGTAGTGACAACCTGCAATACAGTGATGTTTGTTCACAGGTTGCCTCCGAGTTGTTCTCAAGAGTTAAGGATGCAGAATTATCTGGAGTTCCTGCTTGGAGGATTATTCTTGACCCTGGAATCGGATTCTCCAAGAAGACTGAACATAATTTGGACATTCTCACCGGTTTACCTGTCATTCGTTCGGAGATTGCTAAGCGAAGTTTGGCTGCTTCTCATGCTCCCCTACTTATTGGACCATCGAGAAAGCGATTTTTAGGTGAAATTTGCAACCGTCCGGCTGCAGGCGAAAGAGATCCTGCAACCATTGCTTCTGTAACTGCTGGGATTTTCGGAGGGGCGAACATTGTCAGGGTGCACAATGTGAGAGACAATGTAGATGCTGTGAAAGTTTGTGATGCAATGCTGAAAGAGAGGAGCATTCAATTATGA
- the LOC108476938 gene encoding folate synthesis bifunctional protein, mitochondrial isoform X3, which translates to MRKSGIHITKHGCLYETAPAYVTDQPRFLNSAVRAVTKLGPHELLGVLKTIERNMGRSGGIRYGPRPIDLDILFYGKYQIGSDILTVPHERIWERPFVMAPLMDLLGSVIDSDTVACWHSLSTDSDGLFGLWEKLGGESLIGKEGMKRVLPIRNHLWEWSKKTSVMGGADIIDIGAQSTRPMASRISAEQELDRLIPVLEAVLEMPEMEEKLVSVDTFYSDVASEAVNKGAHLINDVSAGQLDPNMLKMVASLDVPYIAMHMRGDPTTMQSSDNLQYSDVCSQVASELFSRVKDAELSGVPAWRIILDPGIGFSKKTEHNLDILTGLPVIRSEIAKRSLAASHAPLLIGPSRKRFLGEICNRPAAGERDPATIASVTAGIFGGANIVRVHNVRDNVDAVKVCDAMLKERSIQL; encoded by the exons ATGAGGAAATCGGGTATCCATATTACAAAACATGGTTGCTTATATGAGACAGCTCCGGCCTATGTCACCGATCAGCCTCGATTTCTGAACTCTGCAGTTAGAGCTGTTACAAAGCTGGGGCCACATGAACTTCTGGGTGTGCTTAAGACAATTGAACGCAACATGGGTCGTAGTGGTGGAATAAGGTATGGTCCAAGGCCAATTGATCTGGATATCTTGTTTTATGGAAAATACCAGATTGGTTCCGATATACTTACCGTCCCCCATGAGAGAATTTGGGAGCGACCTTTCGTGATGGCGCCATTAATGGATTTACTAGGATCGGTTATTGACAGTGATACCGTTGCTTGCTGGCATTCTTTGTCAACAGATTCAGACGGACTATTTGGTTTGTGGGAGAAATTGGGTGGTGAATCCCTCATCGGAAAGGAAGGGATGAAAAGGGTTTTACCAATTCGGAATCACTTATGGGAGTGGTCAAAGAAAACCTCAGTCATGG GAGGAGCAGATATAATAGATATTGGTGCACAATCTACACGACCAATGGCTTCTAGGATATCTGCGGAACAAGAATTGGATAGGTTAATCCCTGTATTAGAAGCTGTTCTCGAAATGCCTGAGATGGAGGAGAAGCTTGTATCCGTGGATACTTTCTATTCAGATGTTGCATCAGAGGCCGTAAATAAAGGAGCTCATCTCATAAATGATGTATCTGCCGGGCAGTTAGATCCTAACATGCTTAAGATGGTTGCTAGCCTTGATGTTCCTTACATTGCAATGCACATGAGGGGAGACCCTACTACAATGCAAAGTAGTGACAACCTGCAATACAGTGATGTTTGTTCACAGGTTGCCTCCGAGTTGTTCTCAAGAGTTAAGGATGCAGAATTATCTGGAGTTCCTGCTTGGAGGATTATTCTTGACCCTGGAATCGGATTCTCCAAGAAGACTGAACATAATTTGGACATTCTCACCGGTTTACCTGTCATTCGTTCGGAGATTGCTAAGCGAAGTTTGGCTGCTTCTCATGCTCCCCTACTTATTGGACCATCGAGAAAGCGATTTTTAGGTGAAATTTGCAACCGTCCGGCTGCAGGCGAAAGAGATCCTGCAACCATTGCTTCTGTAACTGCTGGGATTTTCGGAGGGGCGAACATTGTCAGGGTGCACAATGTGAGAGACAATGTAGATGCTGTGAAAGTTTGTGATGCAATGCTGAAAGAGAGGAGCATTCAATTATGA
- the LOC108476938 gene encoding folate synthesis bifunctional protein, mitochondrial isoform X1, whose translation MNLFKKLLPTKNGIVGSQKYCRATFCSIPHSAVDHSVEVHSSDQEVVIALGSNVGDRLNNFNQALQLMRKSGIHITKHGCLYETAPAYVTDQPRFLNSAVRAVTKLGPHELLGVLKTIERNMGRSGGIRYGPRPIDLDILFYGKYQIGSDILTVPHERIWERPFVMAPLMDLLGSVIDSDTVACWHSLSTDSDGLFGLWEKLGGESLIGKEGMKRVLPIRNHLWEWSKKTSVMGILNLTPDSFSDGGKFVSVQNAVSHVRSMISGGADIIDIGAQSTRPMASRISAEQELDRLIPVLEAVLEMPEMEEKLVSVDTFYSDVASEAVNKGAHLINDVSAGQLDPNMLKMVASLDVPYIAMHMRGDPTTMQSSDNLQYSDVCSQVASELFSRVKDAELSGVPAWRIILDPGIGFSKKTEHNLDILTGLPVIRSEIAKRSLAASHAPLLIGPSRKRFLGEICNRPAAGERDPATIASVTAGIFGGANIVRVHNVRDNVDAVKVCDAMLKERSIQL comes from the exons ATGAATCTTTTCAAGAAGCTTTTGCCCACCAAAAATGGGATTGTTGGTTCCCAAAAGTATTGTAGAG CAACCTTCTGTTCGATCCCGCATTCAGCCGTGGATCACTCGGTCGAAGTTCATTCTTCAGACCAGGAAGTGGTGATTGCTTTAGGAAGCAATGTTGGTGACAGACTTAATAATTTCAATCAAGCCTTGCAGTTAATGAGGAAATCGGGTATCCATATTACAAAACATGGTTGCTTATATGAGACAGCTCCGGCCTATGTCACCGATCAGCCTCGATTTCTGAACTCTGCAGTTAGAGCTGTTACAAAGCTGGGGCCACATGAACTTCTGGGTGTGCTTAAGACAATTGAACGCAACATGGGTCGTAGTGGTGGAATAAGGTATGGTCCAAGGCCAATTGATCTGGATATCTTGTTTTATGGAAAATACCAGATTGGTTCCGATATACTTACCGTCCCCCATGAGAGAATTTGGGAGCGACCTTTCGTGATGGCGCCATTAATGGATTTACTAGGATCGGTTATTGACAGTGATACCGTTGCTTGCTGGCATTCTTTGTCAACAGATTCAGACGGACTATTTGGTTTGTGGGAGAAATTGGGTGGTGAATCCCTCATCGGAAAGGAAGGGATGAAAAGGGTTTTACCAATTCGGAATCACTTATGGGAGTGGTCAAAGAAAACCTCAGTCATGGGTATTCTTAATCTAACCCCAGATAGTTTTAGTGATGGTGGAAAGTTTGTATCTGTGCAGAATGCAGTTTCTCATGTTCGTTCAATGATTTCAGGAGGAGCAGATATAATAGATATTGGTGCACAATCTACACGACCAATGGCTTCTAGGATATCTGCGGAACAAGAATTGGATAGGTTAATCCCTGTATTAGAAGCTGTTCTCGAAATGCCTGAGATGGAGGAGAAGCTTGTATCCGTGGATACTTTCTATTCAGATGTTGCATCAGAGGCCGTAAATAAAGGAGCTCATCTCATAAATGATGTATCTGCCGGGCAGTTAGATCCTAACATGCTTAAGATGGTTGCTAGCCTTGATGTTCCTTACATTGCAATGCACATGAGGGGAGACCCTACTACAATGCAAAGTAGTGACAACCTGCAATACAGTGATGTTTGTTCACAGGTTGCCTCCGAGTTGTTCTCAAGAGTTAAGGATGCAGAATTATCTGGAGTTCCTGCTTGGAGGATTATTCTTGACCCTGGAATCGGATTCTCCAAGAAGACTGAACATAATTTGGACATTCTCACCGGTTTACCTGTCATTCGTTCGGAGATTGCTAAGCGAAGTTTGGCTGCTTCTCATGCTCCCCTACTTATTGGACCATCGAGAAAGCGATTTTTAGGTGAAATTTGCAACCGTCCGGCTGCAGGCGAAAGAGATCCTGCAACCATTGCTTCTGTAACTGCTGGGATTTTCGGAGGGGCGAACATTGTCAGGGTGCACAATGTGAGAGACAATGTAGATGCTGTGAAAGTTTGTGATGCAATGCTGAAAGAGAGGAGCATTCAATTATGA
- the LOC108479244 gene encoding fructokinase-like 2, chloroplastic: MMASLSFPHFLSLSRWKSNSICSPALNLVRPLDFRLQNKWHLSAKKNADITQDEPSENGAVVKKKASGTTRRTRKKAKADVLNETGSDNGESTTSVSSEDSKKTPRRTRKKVASASTTDNEPEPEKRLRRRRTMKKDDDADGQSGEPEISDTEESTLMTNSGDESEEELELNIDEGEDISYTYGWPPLVCCFGAAQHAFVPSGRPANRLTDYEIHERLKDARWAPEKFVRAPGGSAGSVALALASLGGKVAFMGKLGNDDYGQAMLLYLNVNNVQTRSVQIDSKRPTAISQMKISKRGRLRMTSLKSCAEDSLSKSEINIDVLKEAKMFYFNTHSLLDRNMRSTTLRAIKMSKKLGGVIFYDVNLPLPLWQSDEETKMFIQEAWNLADFIEVTKQELEFLCRIKPMEEFDTKNNASSKFIHYDHEVVAPLWHENLKTLFVTNGTSKIHYYTKEQNGAVNGMEDAPLTPFSCDMSASGDGIVAGLLRMLSVQPDLITDKGYLEHTIKYAIDCGVIDQWIVSRTRGFPPKEGIQEEGEKEREEDDDDDDTVPDPNGIRSISEREYRTLVESADISEYGTLLESVRIS, encoded by the exons ATGATGGCTTCCCTTTCTTTCCCTCATTTTCTCTCACTTTCCAG GTGGAAATCAAATTCTATTTGTAGCCCAGCACTGAACTTAGTGCGACCTCTGGATTTCCGGTTGCAGAACAAATGGCATCTCTCGGCCAAGAAAAATGCTGACATTACTCAAGATGAGCCTAGTGAAAATGGAGCAGTTGTCAAGAAGAAGGCTTCTGGAACTACTAGAAGAACTAGAAAGAAAGCAAAAGCTGATGTGCTCAATGAAACTGGTTCCGATAATGGTGAAAGCACGACGTCTGTATCAAGCGAAGATAGTAAGAAAACCCCAAGAAGGACTAGAAAGAAAG TGGCATCAGCTTCTACTACTGACAATGAACCCGAACCGGAGAAAAGGTTGAGGAGGAGAAGGACAATGAAGAAGGATGATGATGCAGACGGGCAATCAGGTGAACCTGAAATTAGTGATACAGAGGAGTCAACTTTAATGACAAATTCAGGTGATGAGAGTGAGGAAGAACTCGAATTGAACATAGATGAAGGTGAAGATATTAGTTACACGTATGGCTGGCCTCCACTTGTTTGTTGCTTTGGAGCCGCACAGCATGCTTTTGTTCCCTCTGGAAGACCAGCCAACAGACTTACAGACTACGAGATCCATGAGAGGCTGAAGGATGCTCGATGGGCACCAGAAAAATTTGTTAGGGCACCTGGGGGTTCTGCTGGTAGTGTCGCTCTTGCTCTTGCTAGCCTGGGTGGTAAAGTTGCCTTTATGGGGAAACTCGGGAATGATGATTATGGCCAGGCCATGCTATTGTATTTAAATGTAAACAATGTTCAAACACGATCGGTTCAAATTGATAGTAAAAGGCCAACAGCTATATCACAGATGAAAATTAGCAAGAGGGGTCGCCTGAGAATGACTAGCCTTAAATCATGCGCTGAGGATTCTCTTTCCAAGTCCGAGATCAATATTGACGTGTTAAAAGAG GCGAAGATGTTCTACTTCAACACACATTCTCTGCTCGATCGGAATATGAGATCAACTACATTGAGAGCTATCAAGATGTCCAAGAAATTAGGAGGGGTTATTTTCTACGATGTAAACCTTCCACTGCCACTTTGGCAGTCCGATGAAGAGACCAAGATGTTCATACAAGAAGCATGGAACCTTGCTGATTTTATTGAGGTTACCAAGCAAGAACTGGAATTCCTCTGTAGAATAAAGCCTATGGAAGAATTCGACACCAAGAACAATGCAAGCTCGAAATTTATCCATTATGATCATGAAGTGGTTGCGCCACTGTGGCATGAAAACCTCAAGACTTTGTTTGTAACAAATGGGACTTCCAAGATACACTACTACACTAAGGAGCAAAATGGGGCAGTGAATGGGATGGAGGATGCCCCCTTAACCCCTTTCTCATGTGATATGTCAGCATCTGGAGATGGCATTGTTGCAG GTCTGCTGAGAATGTTGAGTGTTCAGCCAGATCTGATTACAGATAAAGGATACTTGGAACACACAATCAAGTATGCAATTGACTGTGGGGTCATAGACCAGTGGATAGTTTCACGCACACGGGGCTTCCCTCCGAAGGAGGGTATCCAAGAGGAAGGAGAGAAAGAACgggaagaagatgatgatgatgatgacacGGTCCCTGATCCTAATGGCATAAGATCAATAAGCGAAAGAGAATACCGCACATTGGTGGAATCAGCAGATATATCAGAATATGGCACATTGTTGGAATCGGTAAGAATATCTTAG
- the LOC108479243 gene encoding serine/threonine-protein kinase 1: MNYPPSTRRSRKAPAKSDLYSTFVVHSGYESESISGSRNSKPKPQGSREPDPYATMIYKDGDEEDEDDSSLPPLLKRLPKDFGGGPTDFDDDDDTGDFGTVIVKSDRGRNARGQSSYSFKPPAAAVASPMRARRDGLDVDDDEEEEDEEEEDENGDGEGFGTFVVRSTVRSEREGSGTVVKRAVASMGELGLGKQKRSTSTTSLQGEENRFLQNNKASLSSIPDNVTREDPSTKYELLNELGKGSYGAVYKARDIRTSELVAIKVLSLSEGEQGYEEIRGEIEMLQQCSHPNVVRYLGSYQGDEYLWIVMEYCGGGSVADLIHVTEEPLEEYQIAYICREALKGLEYLHSIFKVHRDIKGGNILLTEQGEVKLGDFGVAAQLTRTMSKRNTFIGTPHWMAPEVIQESRYDGKVDLWALGISAIEMAEGLPPRAAVHPMRVIFMISIEPAPMLEDKEKWSLVFHDFVAKSLTKDPRLRPTASEMLKHKFIEKCKCGASVMLPKIEKAKQIRAAMVQQAQILAPTISEPNPMVGSNLNDDYGDTVPSRPQDVGLQVANEASTTGTLNKHNILGGVEVTGEGEFGTVIVHNEDESQKPIAQTELHNGKEASTALEHVESKLINGTGRQLAESLLDNRKGASGNNATVEESNIMAQGSSPSISVLGNQKMRSDSVPQARTKDGSEISSSKLKTETVSKKNAFALQDKLFSIYAAGNTVPIPFLRASDISPIALLSDNILGGMQQDSTGNVAVEALQELFAGDGQSKKGRRTQNEVPLPPSVYQRLTSSSTLMNLAQALAYHKMCYEEMPLQELQATQEQQTIQNLCDTLRTILRL; this comes from the exons ATGAATTACCCGCCCAGCACTCGTCGGAGCCGTAAAGCTCCGGCCAAGTCAGACCTTTACTCAACCTTCGTTGTACACTCTGGATACGAATCTGAATCCATATCCGGTTCTCGCAACTCCAAACCTAAACCACAAGGTTCTCGTGAACCGGACCCCTACGCCACAATGATTTACAAGGACGGCGACGAAGAAGATGAAGATGACTCCTCGCTCCCTCCTCTCCTCAAACGTCTTCCTAAAGACTTCGGCGGCGGTCCTACAGACTTTGACGACGATGACGACACCGGAGATTTTGGGACCGTGATCGTGAAATCCGATCGCGGACGTAACGCTCGCGGTCAATCGTCGTATTCGTTTAAGCCTCCGGCAGCGGCTGTGGCGAGCCCGATGAGGGCTAGGAGAGATGGACTGGACGTTGATGATGATGAGGAGGAGGAGGATGAGGAGGAGGAGGATGAGAATGGAGATGGAGAAGGTTTTGGGACGTTTGTGGTGAGATCGACGGTGAGGAGTGAGAGGGAAGGGAGCGGGACGGTGGTGAAGAGAGCGGTGGCGAGTATGGGAGAGCTAGGGCTTGGGAAACAAAAGAGATCTACTTCGACTACGTCTTTGCAAGGGGAAGAGAATCGGTTCTTGCAAAATAATAAGGCTTCCTTGAGTTCGATTCCTGATAACGTTACCAGAGAAGATCCTTCCACCAAATATGAATTGCTCAATGAGCTCG GGAAAGGATCTTACGGGGCTGTTTACAAGGCTAGAGATATAAGAACTTCAGAGCTTGTTGCCATTAAAGTTCTATCTTTATCTGAAGGG GAACAAGGGTATGAAGAAATTCGTGGTGAAATTGAGATGTTGCAGCAGTGTAGTCATCCAAATGTTGTTCGGTACCTTGGTAGCTACCAAGGGGATGAATATCTTTGG ATAGTAATGGAATATTGCGGAGGTGGAAGTGTTGCTGATTTAATTCATGTTACTGAGGAGCCTTTAGAGGAGTATCAGATAGCTTATATATGTAGGGAAGCTTTAAAG GGCCTTGAATATTTGCACTCAATTTTTAAAGTTCATAGAGATATCAAGGGTGGTAATATCTTGTTAACTGAACAAGGAGAGGTGAAGTTGG GTGACTTTGGGGTAGCAGCACAGCTTACAAGGACCATGTCAAAACGCAATACA TTTATTGGCACTCCACATTGGATGGCACCAGAAGTTATTCAGGAAAGTCGCTATGATGGAAAG GTTGATTTATGGGCACTTGGTATATCTGCGATTGAAATGGCAGAG GGACTTCCTCCAAGAGCAGCAGTGCATCCAATGAGG GTTATATTTATGATATCTATTGAGCCAGCTCCAATGCTTGAGGATAAAGAAAAATG GTCTCTTGTCTTTCATGATTTTGTTGCTAAGAGCCTTACAAAGGATCCACGTCTACGCCCTACTGCATCTGAGATGTTAAAG CACAAATTCATTGAGAAATGCAAATGTGGAGCTTCTGTAATGTTGCCAAAGATTGAGAAGGCAAAGCAAATAAGGGCTGCGATGGTTCAACAAGCACAAATTCTTGCTCCTACAATTTCTGAACCTAAT CCAATGGTAGGTTCAAATTTAAATGATGATTATGGAGATACTGTTCCATCAAGGCCTCAGGATGTGGGTCTTCAAGTTGCAAATGAAGCTTCTACAACTGGTACTTTGAATAAGCATAACATATTAGGTGGTGTTGAAGTGACGGGTGAAG GGGAGTTTGGCACTGTAATAGTTCACAATGAGGATGAGTCACAGAAGCCAATTGCTCAAACTGAACTTCACAATGGTAAAGAAGCTTCAACTGCCCTTGAACATGTTGAAAGCAAGTTGATTAATGGCACAGGGAGGCAGCTAGCTGAATCACT GTTGGATAACAGAAAAGGTGCTTCAGGAAACAACGCTACTGTGGAAGAATCAAACATAATGGCTCAGGGATCTTCTCCATCAATATCTGTCCTCGGTAACCAGAAAATGAGGTCAGACAGTGTACCTCAGGCAAGGACAAAAGATGGCAGTGAAATCAGTAGTAGCAAATTGAAGACTGAAACCGTCAGCAAGAAAAATGCTTTTGCTTTACAAGATAAG CTCTTTTCAATATATGCAGCTGGTAATACAGTACCCATTCCATTCTTAAGGGCATCGGATATATCCCCAATTGCCCTTTTATCAGACAATATCCTCGGAGGCATGCAGCAGGATAGCACTGGAAATGTGGCAGTTGAAGCACTGCAGGAACTTTTTGCTGGTGATGGACAATCGAAAAAAGGTCGAAGAACACAAAACGAG GTGCCACTTCCTCCTAGTGTTTACCAAAGACTCACTTCAAGTTCTACGCTAATGAACCTGGCACAGGCCCTAGCTTACCACAAAAT GTGCTACGAGGAGATGCCGCTTCAAGAGTTGCAAGCAACACAGGAGCAGCAAACCATCCAAAACCTATGCGACACACTAAGAACCATTCTCCGGTTATAG